A genomic region of Antennarius striatus isolate MH-2024 chromosome 2, ASM4005453v1, whole genome shotgun sequence contains the following coding sequences:
- the zgc:113278 gene encoding translocating chain-associated membrane protein 1-like 1-like isoform X1, which produces MGFRKKNKSPPVLSHEFVIQNHADMVSCLAMIILLGLMFEVTAKFAIMFITVQYNVTQVHDEKSEPVNLYQYGPKDVATVFFYLLIAVILHALIQEYILDKMNRRLHLSKTKHSKFNESGQLAAFYLFSFVWGCSILTAEDFATNPTFLWEGYPHTQMVFQVKFFYICQIAYWLHALPELYFQKVRKEDIPRQLYYICLYVVHITGAYVLNLHRLGLVLLVPHYLVELLFHASRLFYFSDENKQKGFTLWALLFVIARLLTLTLSVLTFGFGLPRTENQGFSLAEGNFNVLTIRMTCLAAICLTQAWMMWKFINFQLKKWREHSQNQASKKKTVSPKSKPHKRDPARGGATNGVVSSDDKTSPRARKLKAS; this is translated from the exons ATGGGCTTCCGCAAGAAGAACAAGAGCCCGCCGGTGCTGAGCCACGAGTTCGTGATCCAGAATCACGCCGACATGGTTTCGTGCTTGGCCATGATCATCCTCCTCGGCCTGATGTTCGAG gtCACAGCAAAGTTCGCCATCATGTTCATCACAGTCCAGTACAACGTAACACAAGTTCACG atgagAAGAGTGAGCCGGTGAACCTTTACCAGTACGGCCCTAAAGATGTGGCCACTGTGTTTTTCTATCTCCTCATAGCCGTCATTCTTCATGCCTTGATCCAAGAATATATCCTCGAT AAAATGAACAGGAGGTTACACCTGTCCAAAACCAAACACAGCAAATTCAACGAGTCTGGACAGCTGGCAGCGTTCTACCTGTTCTCCTTCGTCTGGGGCTGCAGCATCCTCACAGCG GAGGATTTTGCCACAAATCCGACCTTCCTGTGGGAGGGTTACCCACACACTCAAATGGT TTTTCAGGTCAAGTTCTTCTACATTTGCCAAATTGCCTATTGGCTCCATGCACTTCCTGAGCTGTACTTTCAAAAAGTACGAAAG GAGGACATCCCTCGCCAGCTCTACTACATCTGCCTTTATGTTGTCCACATCACTGGTGCCTACGTCTTAAA CCTCCACCGACTGGGCCTGGTGCTGCTGGTCCCTCACTACctggtggagctgctgttcCACGCCTCACGCCTCTTCTACTTCAGCGACGAGAACAAGCAGAAGGG CTTCACCCTGTGGGCGCTGCTCTTCGTCATCGCCCGACTCCTCACCCTCACACTCTCAGTCCTGACGTTTGGCTTCGGGCTGCCCCGTACAGAAAACCAGGGCTTTTCTCTAGCAGAAGGAAACTTCAATGTGCTCACTATAAG GATGACTTGCCTGGCGGCGATCTGCCTGACGCAAGCTTGGATGATGTGGAAATTCATTAACTTTCAGTTGAAAAAGTGGAGGGAGCACAGCCAGAACCAGGCCTCCAAGAAGAAGACGGTCAGCCCGAAGAGCAAACCCCACAAACGGGATCCAGCCAGGG GAGGGGCCACCAACGGAGTCGTGTCGTCCGACGATAAAACGTCGCCACGGGCCAGAAAGCTCAAAGCGTCGTAG
- the zgc:113278 gene encoding translocating chain-associated membrane protein 1-like 1-like isoform X2 — translation MGFRKKNKSPPVLSHEFVIQNHADMVSCLAMIILLGLMFEVTAKFAIMFITVQYNVTQVHDEKSEPVNLYQYGPKDVATVFFYLLIAVILHALIQEYILDKMNRRLHLSKTKHSKFNESGQLAAFYLFSFVWGCSILTAEDFATNPTFLWEGYPHTQMVFQVKFFYICQIAYWLHALPELYFQKEDIPRQLYYICLYVVHITGAYVLNLHRLGLVLLVPHYLVELLFHASRLFYFSDENKQKGFTLWALLFVIARLLTLTLSVLTFGFGLPRTENQGFSLAEGNFNVLTIRMTCLAAICLTQAWMMWKFINFQLKKWREHSQNQASKKKTVSPKSKPHKRDPARGGATNGVVSSDDKTSPRARKLKAS, via the exons ATGGGCTTCCGCAAGAAGAACAAGAGCCCGCCGGTGCTGAGCCACGAGTTCGTGATCCAGAATCACGCCGACATGGTTTCGTGCTTGGCCATGATCATCCTCCTCGGCCTGATGTTCGAG gtCACAGCAAAGTTCGCCATCATGTTCATCACAGTCCAGTACAACGTAACACAAGTTCACG atgagAAGAGTGAGCCGGTGAACCTTTACCAGTACGGCCCTAAAGATGTGGCCACTGTGTTTTTCTATCTCCTCATAGCCGTCATTCTTCATGCCTTGATCCAAGAATATATCCTCGAT AAAATGAACAGGAGGTTACACCTGTCCAAAACCAAACACAGCAAATTCAACGAGTCTGGACAGCTGGCAGCGTTCTACCTGTTCTCCTTCGTCTGGGGCTGCAGCATCCTCACAGCG GAGGATTTTGCCACAAATCCGACCTTCCTGTGGGAGGGTTACCCACACACTCAAATGGT TTTTCAGGTCAAGTTCTTCTACATTTGCCAAATTGCCTATTGGCTCCATGCACTTCCTGAGCTGTACTTTCAAAAA GAGGACATCCCTCGCCAGCTCTACTACATCTGCCTTTATGTTGTCCACATCACTGGTGCCTACGTCTTAAA CCTCCACCGACTGGGCCTGGTGCTGCTGGTCCCTCACTACctggtggagctgctgttcCACGCCTCACGCCTCTTCTACTTCAGCGACGAGAACAAGCAGAAGGG CTTCACCCTGTGGGCGCTGCTCTTCGTCATCGCCCGACTCCTCACCCTCACACTCTCAGTCCTGACGTTTGGCTTCGGGCTGCCCCGTACAGAAAACCAGGGCTTTTCTCTAGCAGAAGGAAACTTCAATGTGCTCACTATAAG GATGACTTGCCTGGCGGCGATCTGCCTGACGCAAGCTTGGATGATGTGGAAATTCATTAACTTTCAGTTGAAAAAGTGGAGGGAGCACAGCCAGAACCAGGCCTCCAAGAAGAAGACGGTCAGCCCGAAGAGCAAACCCCACAAACGGGATCCAGCCAGGG GAGGGGCCACCAACGGAGTCGTGTCGTCCGACGATAAAACGTCGCCACGGGCCAGAAAGCTCAAAGCGTCGTAG